The segment AAAACGCCTCATGTTTGAAAACTCCACGCTTTTACAGCAAATATGGCAAATGGTAGCAAACGAAACTGAAGCACAGATTATTGCTTACTTGCCAGCAACAGCTCCACAAATTGCAGAAAAATTTAACCTTTCAGTTGAAGAGGCAACTACGATACTTGAAGAATTATTCAAACGTGGCGCTGCATTTAAAAAATCAAAACCTGAAGGCGCAGAATACAGGCCCCCTAAACATATTGTCCAGTTTCATGATGCAACACTACTGTGGAAAGATGCTCCTGCTGATTTTAAGCGCCTATGGGTAGAATTTATGAACACTGAATACCCGCCACTTCTTGAGGTTGTCACAAAAGCTGGGATCCCTTCATTTATGCGGGTTATCCCTATTAATGCAACGCTTAAGCCTAAAAGTGAAGTACTGGTATACGAAGATGCTTATAAAATTATTGAACAAGCAAAAGAGTTAGCTGTTGTTGATTGTGTGTGCCGATTATCCCATGGCAATTGCAACAAGCCCCTTAATGTGTGCATCCAGGTAAATAACGGTGCTGCTTATACCCTGGAACGAGGAACTGGTAGAGCTATAACTAAAGAAGAAGCATTTGAAATTCTGAAAATATCAGAAGAAGCTGGACTAGTGCACATGACCGAAAATAAAGGCTTTGGCAATGCAATTTGCAACTGTTGTTCCTGCTGCTGCGAAATGCTGCGTTTTGCAGGCAATAAAGCAACACACGGCGTTGTGGCAAAAAGCAGGTTTACCGCAACCGTTGATGCAACCAATTGTAACGGATGTGCACTGTGTATGTCTATATGTCCTGTTCATGCTATTGAAGTCAACAACACAGCTGCCATCGACACCCAAATGTGTATAGGATGTGGCTTATGTGCAACGCAATGTCCTACACAAGCTATATCGCTTCACGAAACACGACCCAGGGAACATATCCCAGCATGAGGATATTGCACTTTTTATTTAAAAAAATTCCAATGGCCGCTTACTGCAAACACATTTATGATTTAAAAATGCATGGTGAAGGTCATCGTGACGTGATTTTATTTCAGGATTGATTCAGGATAATTTTTAAAAATAAGTCATCCTGAACTTTCTTTAGGCTTTAAATGCAAGAAAGATTCAGGATCAACTCCTAAATGACAATGTGGAGAGAGATTGCAATTTTGGCCCGCAATGGCGGCTGGTAAAATCCAATAACCAAAGGAGGGAAGTTATGAATCTCAACAATCCCGAAGCAACACAGCAGGCACTCAGCATTTTACGAAGTGGCGATCCTTTTCAATGGTATGTCATCACGCTTCTTGCAGTAGTAGTGTACATCTATTTTAACGAAATCCAGAATAAAAACTGGAAAGGCATTGCAGCCGGCCTTTCGCTGTATATGGTCCACTGGTTTGTGGAGATAATTAATGCCCTCATTCAGCATTTTACAGGACACGCGCTGTGGACTGTACCAACAGGGACAGCCTATTTACTGCTGGTTGGTGTGGGAGTAGAACTCAGTTTCATGTTTGCAGTATCAGGCCTGATTTTCAGCAAGATTTTGCCACAAGATCCAAAGGCAAAGATCCTTGGCATCAACAATCGCTTGTTTATAGCTATCGCCAATGCTGCCTTTTATTCAATCTTTGAGATATTTTTAGTAAAAACCCCGTGCTTTGTATGGGTGTACCCATGGTGGGGTGCACTGCCGGTTTTCATCACTGTCTATATCCCGTTCTGGGTAGTATCGCTGTATTGCTACGACTGGCAGCCGAAAGTACAGAAAGCAGTCATTGGCAGCCTCTTTGCTGTTAATGCAACAATGCTCATAGTCTTTGCCGGTATCCTGAAATGGATATAGTTAGAAAAACCCTCGTGGGTTTTTCATAGTTTCTTTTTCCCAGTTTTCCAGTTTCAATCTTAGCTTTTCTGCCACCTCAGGGTAGGTGTTGATAACATTATATGCTTCGCCAGGATCTTTTTCCAAGTTAAACAACAAGGGCCAGCGATTCCCTAACTGGTCCTTGCCTAATGTATTTGCAAGATCAACTGAATCCAATGGAATAGGCCACACATATCGGTCAATCTTTGAGTAATATTTCCATTTGCCACAGCGAATACCAACAAGCAAATCATAGTGATAAAAATATAAATCCTCATGCACCGATTTATCAATACCTTTAAAAAGTAAAAGTATGTTTTTGCCATCAATAATGCGATCCTGTGGTAATCCTACTCCCGCAAGATTAAGCAAGGTAGGGAAAAAATCAATATTCATTGCTGGTGAATGAGTAATTTTCCCTGCAGGGACTATACCCTTCCAGCGAACAATACATGGTACCTTAAATCCACCTTCATTGCTTTGTCCTTTTCTGCCACGCAGCGTGCCTGCACTGCCTTCATACCACGGGCCGTTATCGCTTGTAAAAATAACTAATGTTTTATCATCAAGTCCTTTTGCTGTAAGGAACTTCAGTATCTCTCCTACACTCCAATCAATTTCTTCAACTGCATCACCGTATTTTCCGGCCAGTGACTTTTTATCAAATTTCTCTGATGCCCACAATGGCTGATGCGGGAACGTGTGTGCAAAGTATAAAAAGAATGGATTGTTTCCACATGATTCTAAAAACTGAAGTGCTTCTTTTGTATATGTGCCAGTCAAAAACGACTGATCTTTTCCATGAATATCATCTATTACTTTTTTTTCATTTTTATATACCGGACAAGGCCGCATATCGTTGCTATGTGGTACACCATAATAAAAATCAAAGCCATGGCGCAGTGGATTGAATTCTGGCTGTGTTGAATAGTCGCCCAAATGCCATTTGCCAATCATCCCTGTTTTATACCCAGCAAGTTTTAACGCTTCGGCGATAGTTACTTCTTCAAAAGCCAGCCCCCGTGCAACTATATCATCGCGTAAATCCATCGAACCAAGGCTCCGGAGCATCATCCCAAAGTTACGCGCCAATTTGCGCCCCAGAGGTTCCTTTTTTGGGAATGGATTGCCAATAATACCAGTCCTGAATGGATAACGCCCCGTAAGCAATCCCGCACGTGACGGTGCACAGACTGCAGCACAGGCATAGAAGTTGGTAAACCTGTTGCCCTCCCGTGCCAGCGAATCGATGTTGGGAGTGCGTATAACAGTATTGCCATAGCAGCCGATATCACCATACCCTAAATCATCACAGTATATGATGATTATATTAGGGCGCAAAGCCTTGGTGGTAACTATCTGTAAGTTTTTTAATTTTTCCTTTGGTGGGTAATTGCCATATAACTCACTAATGTCAGGAGTTCTTAACAGTTTATACGTACAGGTACCAATTAATGTGCCTGCACCAATTGCCACTCCTGCAGCAACAGATTTTTTTATCAGATCGCGACGGGTAATTTTTTCCTCCATGCAAACCTCCCTTTTATGTATAAGGGATTTTATTAGCTTTTAAGATAAAAACTCAACATTTATTTTTTTTAGAAAGAAAAAAATAAAAAGGCTGGCTTTCCGCCAGCCTTTTTTTACAAATCCTATGCAACCTCACGGCACTCAGGATGTGAACTGCAGTGTTCAACAGCTTCTACGGCCTTTTTATAATTTTCTTCAGCTTGCTTCCAGTTGACAATGTTCCAAAATGCCTTCACATAGTCAGCTCTTCGATTCTGATAATTGAGATAATATGCATGCTCCCATACATCAAGTCCAAGAACCGGTAGCAACCCTTCCATAATGGGGCTGTCTTGATTAGCAGTAGAATGTACTACTAATTCACCAAGCGCATTGACACTGAGCCATGCCCATCCCGAACCAAACCTGTTAAGTGCTGCATTGCTGAATTCCTCTACAAATTTTTCAACAGTGCCAAATTTGTCTTTTATTGCTTCCAGTAGCTGCCCACCAGGTAACTCCCCTCTGCCACCTAAGATCTTCCAAAACAGTGAATGGTTGTAATGGCCACCGCCATTGTTACGCACCACTGTTCGTATATCCTCAGGCAGCGTAGCTAAATTTGCCAAAAGATGCTCCAGAGATAACTCATACAGATGCGGATATTTATCTAACGCTGCATTGAGCTTGTCAATGTACGTTGCATGGTGTTTGGTATGGTGAATTTCCATTGTTTTGGCATCAATATATGGTTCAAGCGCATTATATTCATAGGGCAATTGAGGCAATGTATATCGTTTCATGGTTATTCTCCTTTTCATATTATTAAGTAATAACTAAATTACTGTAATATACAAAAATATAGTTTCACCGTCAATAGGCGTATAAATTTTTGTGCGATAGTAACTGTAAAGTGTCCCATTAAAAAATATCTTGACTTTCATCAATAAATGAATATTCATTAACTATCGCACAAAAAAACACTTTATAAATTAATAGGAGGCACACATGAAGACCAATCATAAAGAAATGACAATACCTTCTGGAGGTATTACACTTTTTGCTATCAAAGATGTTATTGATAAACCAAAGGGTATCGTCATCATCGTGCATGGATTGTGTGAGCACTGCGGCAGATATAGTCATGTAGTGAGCAAATTAAATGAAGCTGGATATTCAGTATACCGGTTTGATAACAGGGGCCATGGGAAATCAGAGGGGGAGCGGACCTATATCGACAGTTTTCAGCAATTTATTGATGACATGGATGCAGTTGTCCAAACTGCAAAAAATGAGAATCCAGGTATGCCGATTTTTACTCTTGGGCACAGTATGGGAGGTTTTATCAGCGCTGCATATGGTATACAGCATCCACATCTTTTTAAAGGTCAGATATTTTCAGGTGCAGCGGTAATGATTCTTCCCGATCTAAGAGGTCTATTAACCATGGACTACAAATCCCAAGGTAAAAACCGTATTCCCAATTCACTGGCAGAAAAAATATCACAGGATCCTGACGTTGTGAAAAATTATCAAAATGATCCACTAGTATTAAAAGATTTTACTTTTATGTTGATGGGCGAAGTCTTCTTAAAAGGTGGTCAATGGATAGAGGAGAACAGAGCACAATACAATTATCCCTGTCTTATACTTCATGGAGGCAATGACCAGATAGTAACTCCAGAAGCATCAAAAACATTTTATGAATCAATAGCATCGCACGACAAAACTTTGAAAATATACCCGGGCCTGTTCCATGAAATACTGAATGAACCCACAAAGGATATGGTAATTGCGGATATTACTCACTGGCTTGATTTACATGTGTAGTGTTTTTCAATTTTTTCTTAACTGTTACAATGCTGCTGGAAGGCTTTATAAGTGCACCTACAATAAGTAGAACAATACCAGTTATAAGCAGGATAATGCCCCATTGCCACACAATTGATTGCTGTACCGAATCTAGCAATGAAGTCATAATATCCTTATAAGGATTGGCATATAATGTTTCTTCAACCTTCACTCTAAGCTTTGCAACCTTGTTGTACACACTGTAGATTGAAAATACAATAACCCCTAATGAGCCCATTGCAGAAATTAACAGCAAACGGTATAATCCCAACAGTGCAATTATGATAGCAAAAATAGCAAACACAATAACTATCTCATCATAGTATTTACCTATACGAGTATACGGAATAATGCCAATAAAAGGCGCTTTTATAAAAGGGGAAAATACGCCTGCAGTTAATAATGCTGCACCTACAAGTGCAAGAACAAATTGCCACCTGACCACCAGATTATTATCTGTGTCAAAGTAATTGTTTTTAATGTTTGAATATAAGACTTTTAATGTTGTCCGTATCATATAATTCAGCTTAATACTTTATATACAAATTTTGCATGCATTTGACACTAAAGTTAAACTTTATTTTTTCAATCACAAAAAAAACTTATAATAAAAAAATTTATTAATAATACTTCAAAAGCGTTTGACAGCACATCTACATGAAAATATTTAAATTATTGTAAATAACATAGTAATATGCTATAACACATTCACTTGTAACTATTTTATACAACTACACATAGTACTATAGGTAAAAAATTTTTCACCAAAGGAGCCCAATGTCAAACTGTAACATCAACAACAAAAGGAATCCGCGGCTTACAGAATCTGTGCGCGGTTCAGGGTGAGCAGCAAAAATAGGTCCGGCGGACCTAGCAAGGGTAATGAAAAAGCTGCCAATTGAATATTCCAGCAACGTCCTTGTGGGAATGCAGACAAGTGACGACGCCGGCGTGTACCGAATAAGTGATGATATAGCAGTTGTGCAAACTGTCGATTTCATTACACCGATAGTGGATGATCCTTTTGTCTTTGGCAAAGTTGCTGCCACCAATAGTATTTCCGATATATTTGCGATGGGTGGCACACCAATTACTGCAATGAATATAGTGTGTTTTCCGGTAAATACCTTTGATATTGATGTGCTTGAAAAGATCCTCCTTGGCGGGCTTGAGGTAATGAAGAAAACCGGTGTGCAGCTTATTGGAGGCCATAGCATTGATGACATTGAGCTGAAATATGGGCTATCGGTTACAGGAATAATCCACCCTGATAAAATATACACCAATGTAGGTTTACAGCCTGACGATGTCATAATCCTTACCAAACCCATTGGTACCGGTACCATCAACACCGCTATCAAAGCGGGTGTGGCTACTGATATACACATACAGGAATGCATTCACTCAATGACTACAATCAACGATTGTCTTATTGGCTACCCACATTATAAGCACATCCACGCTGTTACTGATGTTACCGGTTTTGGGCTCATTGGACATTTATCCGAAATGATTGGTGAAAGCCCAATAGCACTTCACGTTAAAGCCAGTGCTGTGCCACTCATTTCTGGTGCCTGTGACTATGCATCAATGGGACTTCTTCCAGCAGGATTATACCGTAATAGGGACTTTGTGGAAAATCGCTGCAAGGTTTCATCCACCATCAAACGCGAATTCGTTGATCTGTTGTTTGACCCTCAAACCTCCGGTGGACTTTTAATTGCAGTTCCGCCACACCATGCACAGGAAGTCATTGAACATATTTCTGCAAAAGCACTATGTACCGCAATCATTGCTAGTTGCCGCAAAGCTGACACACCTCACATATATATTGAATGATTCATAAAATATACAAAATAAATGTAAAGAAATTAGCACTCTATAAAGCAGCGTATGCTAAAAATTATTAAACACAGTTTCCCATGAGGCGTGTACACCTACCAGGAATACAAAGAAAATACTTATGAAAAATTCCAAAGTTATTTGACGATACTAGTTCTTGACATTGGAAAATGAGATAACAATTGTGTTTATACATAAAAAATCCTTTACAATTATTGCAATCTGCTGGTAATAATTTATAATTACATCACACAATTAAGGAAGCGGATGAGATCTGGTGGTCTCTGCGGTCTTCAAAACCGTTGGCTGCCTTAAAAAGGCAGTGGCAGGTTCGATTCCTGCCCCTTCCGCATTTGAGTAAAGGGATAACGCAATGTACGAACAGATACCACAGGTACAAAAATTGCTTGAAGAGGATGAAATTAAACAGTTCATTGATCAGATTGGTCATCCGTTTGTCGTTGCAGTTATCCGCGAAACACTTGACCAAATACGAAAAGAATTACTAGCAGGCACCCCGTTTGATTATACGCAGTGTATTGAGGCGATAGCTCATAAATGCAGGGCTCTACGTATGGAAAAGCTGCAGCGTGTGATTAATGGCACAGGAATATTGCTGCACACTAACTTAGGGCGAGCGCCTCTTGGCAGTGAGGTACTCTACAGCCTTGTACATAACCTCAGCGCTTATTGCAATCTGGAATACCACATTCCCACTATGAAGCGAGGAAAACGAGGGGGATTTGCCGAAAAGCTTATATGCCTCATCACCGGTGCAGAAGATGCTCTTATCGTGAACAATAATGCTGCAAGCGTGTTCTTGATACTGCACCATTTTGCAAAGGACAAAGAAGTTATTATATCGCGTGGTGAGCTTATTCAGATTGGTGGTGGTTTCCGTATTCCTGACATTATGCAACAGGCTGGTTGCCATGTTGTGGAAGTGGGAACTACAAATATTACAGAGCTATCGGATTATAAAAAAGCAATTA is part of the Spirochaetota bacterium genome and harbors:
- a CDS encoding 4Fe-4S binding protein; this encodes MASDIYRELSKRLMFENSTLLQQIWQMVANETEAQIIAYLPATAPQIAEKFNLSVEEATTILEELFKRGAAFKKSKPEGAEYRPPKHIVQFHDATLLWKDAPADFKRLWVEFMNTEYPPLLEVVTKAGIPSFMRVIPINATLKPKSEVLVYEDAYKIIEQAKELAVVDCVCRLSHGNCNKPLNVCIQVNNGAAYTLERGTGRAITKEEAFEILKISEEAGLVHMTENKGFGNAICNCCSCCCEMLRFAGNKATHGVVAKSRFTATVDATNCNGCALCMSICPVHAIEVNNTAAIDTQMCIGCGLCATQCPTQAISLHETRPREHIPA
- a CDS encoding sulfatase; protein product: MEEKITRRDLIKKSVAAGVAIGAGTLIGTCTYKLLRTPDISELYGNYPPKEKLKNLQIVTTKALRPNIIIIYCDDLGYGDIGCYGNTVIRTPNIDSLAREGNRFTNFYACAAVCAPSRAGLLTGRYPFRTGIIGNPFPKKEPLGRKLARNFGMMLRSLGSMDLRDDIVARGLAFEEVTIAEALKLAGYKTGMIGKWHLGDYSTQPEFNPLRHGFDFYYGVPHSNDMRPCPVYKNEKKVIDDIHGKDQSFLTGTYTKEALQFLESCGNNPFFLYFAHTFPHQPLWASEKFDKKSLAGKYGDAVEEIDWSVGEILKFLTAKGLDDKTLVIFTSDNGPWYEGSAGTLRGRKGQSNEGGFKVPCIVRWKGIVPAGKITHSPAMNIDFFPTLLNLAGVGLPQDRIIDGKNILLLFKGIDKSVHEDLYFYHYDLLVGIRCGKWKYYSKIDRYVWPIPLDSVDLANTLGKDQLGNRWPLLFNLEKDPGEAYNVINTYPEVAEKLRLKLENWEKETMKNPRGFF
- a CDS encoding superoxide dismutase, with translation MKRYTLPQLPYEYNALEPYIDAKTMEIHHTKHHATYIDKLNAALDKYPHLYELSLEHLLANLATLPEDIRTVVRNNGGGHYNHSLFWKILGGRGELPGGQLLEAIKDKFGTVEKFVEEFSNAALNRFGSGWAWLSVNALGELVVHSTANQDSPIMEGLLPVLGLDVWEHAYYLNYQNRRADYVKAFWNIVNWKQAEENYKKAVEAVEHCSSHPECREVA
- a CDS encoding lysophospholipase, whose translation is MKTNHKEMTIPSGGITLFAIKDVIDKPKGIVIIVHGLCEHCGRYSHVVSKLNEAGYSVYRFDNRGHGKSEGERTYIDSFQQFIDDMDAVVQTAKNENPGMPIFTLGHSMGGFISAAYGIQHPHLFKGQIFSGAAVMILPDLRGLLTMDYKSQGKNRIPNSLAEKISQDPDVVKNYQNDPLVLKDFTFMLMGEVFLKGGQWIEENRAQYNYPCLILHGGNDQIVTPEASKTFYESIASHDKTLKIYPGLFHEILNEPTKDMVIADITHWLDLHV
- the selD gene encoding selenide, water dikinase SelD, whose translation is MSNCNINNKRNPRLTESVRGSGUAAKIGPADLARVMKKLPIEYSSNVLVGMQTSDDAGVYRISDDIAVVQTVDFITPIVDDPFVFGKVAATNSISDIFAMGGTPITAMNIVCFPVNTFDIDVLEKILLGGLEVMKKTGVQLIGGHSIDDIELKYGLSVTGIIHPDKIYTNVGLQPDDVIILTKPIGTGTINTAIKAGVATDIHIQECIHSMTTINDCLIGYPHYKHIHAVTDVTGFGLIGHLSEMIGESPIALHVKASAVPLISGACDYASMGLLPAGLYRNRDFVENRCKVSSTIKREFVDLLFDPQTSGGLLIAVPPHHAQEVIEHISAKALCTAIIASCRKADTPHIYIE